In the Bradyrhizobium guangzhouense genome, one interval contains:
- a CDS encoding MBL fold metallo-hydrolase, translating into MPLWTCETCGAQFPDAGKPPAFCPICEDERQYVNWKGQAFLTRDALTERHRLVWRDDLGLTGIALEPGFAIAQRALLVPDGEGYVMWDCIPLATVEAIAHVKSIGGLTAIAISHPHYYGALADWSEAFGGVPVYLHADDRQWVTRPHQAIVHWSGDQHRISDDVLLLRAGGHFAGATMLHDAAGADGKGVLLTGDIAQVTMDRRFVSFMYSYPNYMPLNAAAVRRIAAAVEPLAFDRIYGAWWGRNIASGAKAAFAASVERYIAAIA; encoded by the coding sequence ATGCCCCTCTGGACCTGCGAAACCTGCGGCGCACAATTTCCGGACGCCGGAAAGCCACCGGCATTCTGCCCGATTTGCGAAGATGAGCGACAATATGTGAACTGGAAAGGCCAGGCTTTCCTCACGCGAGATGCGCTGACAGAGCGTCACCGCCTCGTCTGGCGCGACGATCTCGGCCTCACCGGCATCGCGCTCGAGCCCGGCTTTGCGATCGCTCAGCGCGCGCTGCTGGTCCCCGATGGCGAGGGCTACGTGATGTGGGACTGCATTCCGCTGGCAACGGTGGAGGCGATCGCTCATGTCAAATCGATCGGCGGCCTGACAGCGATCGCGATCTCGCATCCGCATTACTATGGAGCGCTCGCGGACTGGAGCGAAGCGTTCGGCGGGGTGCCGGTCTATCTGCACGCCGACGACCGCCAATGGGTAACGCGTCCGCATCAAGCCATCGTGCACTGGAGCGGCGATCAGCATCGCATCTCTGACGATGTGCTGCTGTTGCGGGCCGGCGGCCATTTCGCCGGCGCGACCATGTTGCACGATGCGGCTGGTGCCGACGGCAAGGGCGTGCTGCTGACCGGCGACATTGCGCAGGTTACGATGGATCGCCGCTTCGTCAGCTTCATGTACTCCTATCCGAACTACATGCCGCTCAACGCCGCCGCGGTGCGGCGGATTGCGGCTGCGGTCGAGCCTCTCGCCTTCGACCGCATTTATGGCGCCTGGTGGGGCCGCAACATCGCCAGCGGTGCGAAGGCCGCTTTCGCGGCATCGGTCGAGCGATACATCGCCGCCATCGCCTGA
- a CDS encoding helix-turn-helix domain-containing protein has product MNLVFSTDDLEPSKRYAAWQGAICDVYVHVDVNAEERSDYHGFIREAHFGAVTMTDVLLSEQRISRRERHIAKLDKDCYYVEFVQQGRVNVLQAGQTLLSNPGVGAIFSASEAYDLECVGRVRSLYLEIPRKEFSDRFSEGRLPVVTTMATSRGLGRIAAEFCATLAAEGASLDETARTRLGCELMDVLALTLDMGDRDEFSEDASAQQARLRSVKTWIEEHLTDADLSLERIAKSNGVSLRHLHYLFRLTDVSVSEWILDRRLQRCYDVLTRPELRSLSITEVAYQLGFNSSSYFSTAFRRKFGHSPSDLRRR; this is encoded by the coding sequence ATGAACCTGGTGTTCTCGACAGACGATCTGGAGCCATCGAAGCGATATGCCGCCTGGCAAGGCGCCATCTGCGATGTCTACGTTCATGTCGACGTGAATGCCGAGGAGCGGTCCGACTATCACGGCTTCATCCGCGAGGCGCACTTCGGTGCGGTCACGATGACGGATGTGCTGCTGTCGGAGCAACGCATCTCGCGGCGCGAGCGGCACATCGCAAAACTCGACAAGGATTGCTACTACGTCGAATTCGTCCAGCAGGGCAGGGTCAACGTGCTGCAGGCCGGCCAGACATTGCTGTCGAATCCGGGCGTCGGCGCAATTTTCTCGGCGTCAGAAGCCTATGATCTCGAATGCGTCGGCAGGGTCCGGTCACTCTATCTCGAGATCCCTCGCAAGGAATTTTCGGACCGCTTCAGCGAGGGGCGTCTGCCCGTCGTGACCACGATGGCGACGAGCCGCGGTCTCGGGCGGATCGCCGCCGAATTCTGCGCGACCCTTGCCGCGGAAGGTGCGTCCCTGGACGAGACCGCCAGGACACGCCTTGGCTGCGAATTGATGGATGTGCTGGCGCTGACGCTCGATATGGGCGATCGGGATGAATTCTCCGAGGACGCGAGCGCCCAGCAGGCCCGTCTGCGCTCGGTCAAGACCTGGATCGAAGAGCACCTCACCGACGCCGATCTGTCGCTGGAGAGGATCGCGAAGAGCAATGGCGTCTCGCTCAGGCACCTGCACTATCTCTTCCGGCTCACCGATGTCTCCGTGTCCGAATGGATTTTGGATCGCCGGCTTCAGCGTTGTTACGACGTCTTGACGCGTCCCGAGTTACGGTCCCTGTCGATCACCGAGGTCGCCTACCAGTTGGGATTCAATTCATCGTCCTATTTTAGCACGGCGTTTCGCAGGAAGTTCGGGCACAGCCCGTCGGACTTGCGGCGCCGCTAG
- a CDS encoding MFS transporter — protein MTSRPSRIWPLFAVNFFMADMQSGIGPFVGVFLQERGWATGLIGTALTIGNVAGMLVTTPIGGFIDSSRNKRLWVVIPGIFVVLASAIILISQNFWAVTFSQVAQSLASAAIVPAVTGITLGIAKQKGFNALNGRNQAFNHAGNMVGAALSGYLGYVFGYVAVFVLAAVFGAIAIACVLMIPAKAIDDRQARGGKEDESKNPPDAMSVLLKHKPLLVLALALAIFHLGNAAIVPLYGLAAVAQEQANGPSFVATTVVVAQGVMAVTSLVAMQVAGRRNYWPVILVSFMFLPVRGVLAFFVTGWWGVVPMQVLDGIGTGLQTVAVPGMVARSLDGTGRINLGQGAVITVQGVGASLSPALGGWIAQWIGYGPTFLLLGSFGLASTALWLAFGAHVKKY, from the coding sequence ATGACATCGCGCCCGTCCCGCATCTGGCCCCTGTTTGCCGTCAATTTCTTCATGGCCGACATGCAGTCCGGCATCGGGCCGTTCGTCGGCGTCTTCCTGCAGGAGCGCGGATGGGCCACCGGCTTGATCGGCACGGCGCTGACGATCGGCAATGTCGCGGGCATGTTGGTGACGACGCCGATCGGTGGCTTCATCGATTCCAGCCGCAACAAGCGGCTGTGGGTGGTCATTCCCGGAATCTTTGTCGTCCTCGCCTCCGCCATCATCCTGATCTCGCAGAATTTCTGGGCGGTGACGTTTTCGCAAGTCGCGCAATCGCTGGCGAGCGCTGCAATCGTCCCGGCGGTGACCGGCATCACGCTCGGCATCGCCAAGCAAAAGGGCTTCAATGCGCTGAACGGACGCAACCAGGCCTTCAACCACGCCGGCAACATGGTCGGTGCGGCGCTGTCGGGCTATCTCGGTTACGTCTTCGGCTATGTCGCGGTGTTCGTGCTCGCGGCCGTGTTCGGTGCCATCGCAATCGCCTGCGTGCTGATGATCCCGGCAAAGGCGATCGACGACCGTCAAGCCCGCGGCGGCAAGGAGGACGAGAGCAAGAACCCGCCGGATGCCATGTCCGTCCTCCTCAAGCACAAGCCACTCCTGGTTCTGGCGCTTGCGCTTGCCATCTTCCATCTCGGCAATGCAGCCATCGTCCCGCTCTATGGCCTCGCGGCGGTGGCGCAAGAACAGGCCAACGGCCCGAGCTTCGTTGCGACCACCGTCGTCGTTGCGCAGGGCGTCATGGCGGTGACGTCGCTGGTTGCCATGCAGGTCGCGGGAAGGCGCAACTACTGGCCGGTAATCCTGGTCTCCTTCATGTTCTTACCCGTACGCGGCGTGCTTGCGTTCTTCGTGACGGGATGGTGGGGCGTGGTCCCAATGCAGGTATTGGACGGGATCGGCACCGGATTACAGACGGTCGCCGTCCCCGGCATGGTCGCGCGCTCGCTGGACGGCACCGGCCGCATCAATCTTGGCCAGGGTGCCGTCATCACCGTGCAAGGCGTTGGCGCGAGCTTGAGCCCTGCGCTCGGCGGCTGGATTGCACAATGGATCGGCTACGGCCCGACGTTTTTGCTGCTTGGGAGCTTTGGCCTTGCCTCGACAGCCCTGTGGCTGGCGTTCGGCGCGCACGTGAAAAAGTATTGA
- a CDS encoding acyl-CoA synthetase: MTGDIAATISKAREHSIGDLLRRSAGREPARLAVSCGGVSWTFAEMDEICNRLGRGLLGLGVKKGDRLAVLSRNSHAFAALRFAVARIGAVLVPINFMLNPDEINFILKSSGARLLVTGPDFVEPARAASAKNCAVEKMIWLPGEDPATAPAGLTSFDDLLDADGSYLEASVDSRDLAQIVYTSGTESLPKGAMLTHEAVMWQYVSCIIDGGMGVDDKFLHALPLYHCAQLDVFLGPQIYLGASGVITGKPTADNILALIQAHKITSFFAPPTIWIAMLRSPNFDKTDLSTLQKGYYGASIMPVEVLLELQRRLPAVKFWNFYGQTEIAPLATVLRPEDQLRKAGSAGKPVLNVETRVVNTSMEDVGIGEVGEIVHRSPHLLSGYYNDPAKTAAAFAGGWFHSGDLATVDEEGHITVVDRVKDMIKTGGENVASREVEEMVYRIPAVSEVAVVGLPDPRWIEAVTAIVVIKTGEKLDEDAVIRHCSGQMASFKVPKRVIFVDSLPKNPSGKLLKRELRQRFVGGETLDKAIQKNFGT; encoded by the coding sequence ATGACCGGCGACATTGCAGCCACTATCTCGAAAGCGCGCGAGCATTCCATCGGCGATCTCTTGCGTCGCTCCGCAGGCCGCGAACCGGCCAGGCTCGCGGTGAGCTGCGGCGGCGTGAGCTGGACCTTCGCGGAGATGGATGAGATCTGCAACCGGCTCGGCCGCGGCCTGCTCGGGCTTGGCGTCAAGAAGGGCGATCGCCTTGCCGTGCTCTCGCGCAATTCCCATGCCTTCGCGGCGCTGCGCTTTGCCGTGGCGCGGATCGGCGCGGTGCTGGTGCCGATCAACTTCATGCTCAATCCGGACGAGATCAATTTCATCCTCAAGAGCTCCGGCGCCAGGCTGCTCGTGACTGGCCCTGACTTCGTCGAGCCGGCCCGCGCCGCATCAGCCAAGAATTGCGCCGTCGAGAAAATGATCTGGCTGCCGGGCGAGGATCCCGCCACCGCGCCCGCGGGACTCACCAGTTTCGATGACTTGCTTGATGCCGATGGCTCGTACCTCGAGGCCTCCGTCGATAGCCGCGATCTCGCGCAGATCGTCTACACCAGCGGCACGGAGTCCCTGCCCAAGGGCGCGATGCTGACCCATGAGGCCGTGATGTGGCAGTATGTCAGCTGCATCATCGACGGCGGCATGGGCGTCGACGACAAGTTCTTGCATGCGTTGCCGCTCTATCACTGCGCCCAGCTCGACGTGTTCCTCGGGCCACAGATCTATCTCGGGGCTTCCGGCGTCATCACGGGCAAGCCGACTGCCGACAACATCCTGGCGCTGATCCAGGCACACAAGATCACGTCGTTCTTCGCGCCGCCGACGATCTGGATCGCGATGCTGCGTTCGCCGAACTTTGATAAGACCGATCTGTCGACGTTGCAGAAGGGCTATTACGGCGCCTCAATCATGCCGGTGGAAGTCTTGCTCGAACTGCAGCGTCGCCTGCCCGCCGTAAAATTCTGGAACTTCTACGGCCAGACCGAGATCGCGCCACTCGCGACCGTGCTGCGTCCGGAGGACCAGTTGCGCAAGGCCGGTTCGGCCGGCAAGCCGGTGCTCAATGTCGAGACGCGCGTGGTCAACACGTCGATGGAGGACGTCGGGATCGGCGAGGTCGGCGAGATCGTGCACCGCTCGCCGCATCTGCTGTCGGGCTATTACAACGATCCCGCGAAGACCGCGGCGGCTTTCGCGGGCGGCTGGTTTCACTCCGGCGATCTCGCCACCGTCGATGAAGAGGGCCACATCACCGTGGTCGATCGCGTCAAGGACATGATCAAGACCGGCGGAGAGAATGTCGCCAGCCGCGAGGTCGAGGAGATGGTCTACCGCATTCCCGCGGTTTCCGAGGTTGCGGTCGTCGGCTTGCCTGATCCGCGTTGGATCGAGGCAGTCACGGCCATTGTCGTGATCAAGACCGGGGAGAAGCTGGATGAGGACGCCGTCATCCGGCATTGCTCCGGCCAGATGGCGTCTTTCAAGGTGCCGAAGCGCGTGATCTTCGTGGATAGCCTGCCGAAGAACCCGAGCGGCAAGCTGCTCAAGCGCGAACTGCGCCAGCGCTTCGTCGGCGGCGAGACGCTCGACAAGGCGATCCAGAAGAACTTCGGCACCTGA
- a CDS encoding zinc-dependent alcohol dehydrogenase family protein yields MKAWQVARDWSIEGMELTDLPEPVPGPGQVAVRIKAASLNYRDLLTIQGNGGVTRLPLIPFSDGAGEVIAIGHGVSRVAVGDRVCPMFFQSWIDGNVSAAARRYALGGTRPGVLQEVMVLDAEGVSRIPAHLSFQEAATLPCAGLTAWRALFEEAKVQPGHTVLVQGTGGVSIFALQFAKLAGASVIVTSSSDAKLERAKALGADHTINYRSVPEWGKAAAEWTGGVDHVVEVGGKDTFAQSLEAVRVGGTILVIGVLSGFSQQVAIPTLFSKNLHVIGLSVGSRRMFEGMAAAIGCNGMKPTIDRAFGFDAVPDALRLMRKGGHFGKIVVEYP; encoded by the coding sequence ATGAAAGCCTGGCAAGTCGCGCGTGACTGGTCGATCGAGGGGATGGAGCTGACCGATCTGCCTGAACCGGTACCAGGCCCGGGCCAAGTTGCTGTTCGGATCAAGGCGGCATCACTGAACTATCGCGATCTGCTCACGATCCAGGGCAACGGCGGCGTCACCCGATTGCCGCTGATCCCGTTCTCGGACGGTGCTGGTGAGGTGATCGCGATTGGCCACGGCGTTAGCCGCGTCGCAGTTGGTGATCGGGTCTGTCCGATGTTCTTCCAATCCTGGATCGATGGAAATGTATCGGCGGCTGCCCGCCGCTATGCGCTCGGCGGCACTCGGCCGGGCGTGTTGCAGGAGGTGATGGTGCTCGATGCCGAGGGCGTCAGCCGCATTCCAGCGCATCTCTCCTTCCAGGAAGCCGCGACGCTGCCCTGCGCCGGACTCACTGCTTGGCGCGCGCTGTTCGAAGAGGCAAAGGTGCAGCCCGGCCACACGGTGCTGGTGCAAGGTACCGGCGGCGTCTCGATCTTCGCGCTGCAATTCGCAAAGCTCGCTGGCGCGAGCGTGATCGTGACCTCGTCAAGTGATGCGAAGCTCGAACGCGCCAAGGCGCTCGGCGCCGATCACACTATCAATTATCGTTCGGTGCCGGAGTGGGGCAAGGCGGCGGCGGAATGGACCGGCGGCGTCGACCATGTCGTCGAGGTCGGCGGCAAGGACACGTTTGCTCAATCCCTCGAGGCTGTCAGGGTCGGCGGCACCATTCTCGTGATCGGTGTGCTCTCCGGCTTCTCGCAGCAAGTTGCCATCCCGACCCTTTTCTCCAAGAACCTGCACGTCATCGGCCTGTCCGTCGGCAGCCGTCGCATGTTTGAGGGGATGGCTGCCGCGATCGGCTGTAACGGGATGAAGCCCACGATCGATCGGGCGTTCGGCTTCGATGCCGTGCCCGACGCGTTGCGGCTGATGCGGAAGGGTGGGCATTTCGGCAAGATCGTGGTGGAGTATCCGTAA